The following proteins are co-located in the Flavobacterium sp. CECT 9288 genome:
- a CDS encoding CocE/NonD family hydrolase yields MKKLLSIALLIFGVLLSSAQDSKPNYVAENYTKKEVHIKMRDGAELFTSIYAPKDTSKKYPIIMQRTPYNSGPYGADKMKRSISPSETMMKEGYIVVYQDVRGRFMSDGLYDNMRGYVPNKKSKTDIDEASDTYDTIDWLVKNVPNNNGNVGTWGISYPGFYATYSLLSNHPALKAVSPQACIADFFFDDFHHNGAYLLSYWKVTPLFGPQKKARTTEPWYTFTNTGTNDDYQFFLDAGPLSNLDKYYGADNEFWQQLKDHSSYDDFWQKRGILQHLNNIKPAVMTVGGWFDAEDLYGPLNTYSTIEKSSKNYNTIVMGPWSHGDWARNSAKQVIGNINFGDSISGFYQKNIEANFFRHFLKNNGKGENTLPEAYVFDSGKKEWKTYDAWPPKNTEKKAFFMQDNKLSQMAKKNFAFEEFISDPKKPVPYSEDVKQQGLTPRKYMTDDQRFAARRPDVLVFETEILTDDTTLAGDILAQLQVATTGTDADWVVKVIDVFPNEEPETKEIAPHLKMSNYHMMVRSEVMRGRFRNSFSKPEPFVANEKTAVNVKLQDVFHTFKKGHKIQVQVQSTWFPLIDLNPQTFVENIFYAKPEDFQKQTHKVFNDSKIEFTILK; encoded by the coding sequence ATGAAAAAACTACTAAGTATTGCATTATTGATATTTGGTGTCTTATTATCCTCGGCTCAGGATTCTAAACCAAATTATGTAGCAGAAAATTACACTAAAAAAGAAGTGCATATCAAGATGCGCGATGGGGCCGAGCTGTTTACCTCAATTTATGCTCCAAAGGATACTTCAAAAAAGTATCCAATCATCATGCAAAGAACACCTTATAACTCGGGGCCTTATGGCGCTGATAAAATGAAAAGGTCGATTTCACCAAGTGAAACGATGATGAAAGAAGGGTATATTGTAGTTTACCAAGATGTTCGTGGTAGGTTTATGAGTGATGGTTTGTATGATAACATGCGTGGCTATGTACCTAATAAAAAATCAAAGACTGATATTGATGAAGCATCTGATACGTATGATACAATAGATTGGTTGGTAAAAAATGTACCTAATAATAACGGAAACGTAGGAACATGGGGAATATCTTATCCAGGTTTTTATGCAACGTATTCTTTATTAAGTAATCACCCGGCATTAAAAGCAGTTTCGCCACAAGCATGTATTGCTGATTTCTTCTTTGATGATTTTCATCACAATGGAGCTTATCTTTTAAGTTACTGGAAAGTGACACCTTTATTTGGACCACAAAAAAAGGCACGTACCACAGAGCCATGGTATACTTTTACCAATACGGGAACCAATGATGATTATCAATTTTTTCTTGATGCTGGCCCACTTTCAAATTTAGATAAGTATTACGGAGCCGATAATGAATTTTGGCAACAGCTAAAAGATCATTCTAGTTACGATGATTTTTGGCAAAAGCGAGGTATTCTTCAACACTTGAACAATATTAAACCTGCAGTTATGACTGTTGGTGGTTGGTTTGATGCAGAAGATTTATACGGTCCTTTAAATACATACAGTACGATTGAAAAGAGCAGTAAAAATTACAATACCATCGTAATGGGGCCGTGGAGTCACGGAGATTGGGCTCGTAATTCTGCTAAACAAGTTATTGGGAATATTAATTTTGGCGATAGCATTTCAGGTTTTTATCAAAAAAACATTGAAGCTAATTTTTTCCGTCATTTCCTGAAAAATAATGGAAAAGGTGAAAACACACTTCCTGAGGCTTATGTTTTTGATTCGGGTAAAAAAGAATGGAAAACGTATGATGCGTGGCCTCCAAAGAATACGGAAAAGAAAGCATTTTTCATGCAAGACAACAAGTTGTCACAAATGGCAAAAAAGAATTTTGCCTTTGAAGAATTTATTAGCGACCCAAAGAAACCGGTTCCTTATTCTGAAGATGTTAAACAACAAGGTCTTACACCTAGAAAATACATGACAGATGACCAGCGATTTGCAGCAAGACGTCCTGATGTTCTTGTTTTTGAAACCGAAATTTTAACAGATGATACAACACTTGCTGGCGATATTTTAGCGCAATTACAAGTAGCAACCACAGGTACAGATGCGGACTGGGTTGTAAAAGTTATTGATGTTTTTCCTAATGAGGAGCCAGAGACTAAAGAGATAGCTCCTCATTTAAAAATGAGCAATTATCATATGATGGTGAGAAGCGAAGTAATGAGAGGTCGTTTTAGAAATAGTTTTAGTAAACCAGAACCGTTTGTGGCTAATGAAAAAACAGCAGTAAATGTTAAGTTGCAAGATGTGTTTCATACCTTTAAGAAAGGGCATAAAATTCAAGTACAAGTTCAAAGCACTTGGTTTCCATTGATAGATCTAAATCCTCAAACTTTTGTAGAAAATATTTTTTATGCAAAACCAGAAGATTTTCAAAAACAAACTCATAAAGTGTTTAATGATTCTAAAATAGAATTTACTATTCTTAAATAA
- a CDS encoding protein-disulfide reductase DsbD: MKKIILLLIAFLAFTNGNAQILDPAKWTTKIEKKSDTRYLLIFNAVIDNEWHLYSQFTPDGGPLPLEIIFKNQKGNFKLIGKAKESKTRTAFNDIFEVNETFFEKKAQIQQEIELTNTKLTEVKVDFNYQVCKDVCINVEKNFTLKIPQNESATTEVASVINVATGDSTLSKEVVDTVKTEVKAEKTAKITAPIAEKPEEKRGLLSIFFIAFLSGFAALLTPCVFPMIPMTVSFFTKQSKTKAKGIRNAIIYGIAIIFIYVVLGFLVTAIFGADALNALSTNVWFNIIFFILLVVFASSFLGAFEIMLPNSWANKVDNQADRGGIIGILFMALALAIVSFSCTGPIVGTLLVEAASKGGIAPIVGMFGFSLALALPFMLFAMFPGWLNSLPKSGGWLNTVKVVLGFLELALAFKFLSNADLVLQLHFLEREVFLAIWIAIFGTLALYLFGKITLPHDSPLNHISVGRLSLGLVVLAFTLYLIPGIWGAPLKLISGFPPPMTYSESPYGVGNSKGGSATTAQVLPDGAHLGPHDLIAFEDYDKGVAYAKSVNKPILLDFTGYACVNCRKMEDYVWSDPMILKILQNEVVLISLYVDDKRELPKKEQYVSKETGKEVVSVGNKWSDFQITKFKANAQPYYIVMDTDGNMLSDKPESYNSDINAYKDWLRDGIDSFKKAE, from the coding sequence ATGAAAAAAATAATCCTTTTACTTATAGCATTTTTGGCTTTTACCAATGGTAATGCTCAAATTTTAGATCCAGCAAAATGGACTACTAAAATTGAAAAAAAGTCAGATACTAGATACCTCTTGATTTTTAATGCTGTAATTGATAACGAGTGGCATTTGTATTCCCAATTCACGCCAGATGGGGGACCACTTCCTCTTGAAATTATTTTTAAAAACCAAAAAGGAAATTTTAAACTTATTGGCAAAGCCAAAGAAAGCAAAACAAGAACTGCCTTCAATGATATATTTGAGGTAAACGAAACTTTTTTTGAGAAAAAGGCTCAAATTCAACAAGAAATTGAACTTACAAATACTAAGCTTACTGAGGTTAAAGTTGACTTTAATTATCAGGTTTGTAAAGATGTCTGCATCAATGTTGAAAAGAATTTTACTTTAAAAATTCCTCAAAACGAAAGTGCAACCACAGAAGTAGCATCGGTGATAAATGTTGCGACCGGGGATTCAACCCTGTCAAAAGAGGTTGTTGATACTGTGAAAACAGAGGTGAAAGCTGAGAAAACCGCTAAAATAACTGCTCCTATAGCTGAAAAACCAGAGGAAAAAAGAGGTTTATTATCTATCTTTTTTATTGCATTTTTATCTGGGTTTGCAGCATTATTAACACCATGCGTTTTCCCAATGATCCCTATGACGGTTAGTTTTTTTACCAAACAAAGTAAAACTAAGGCAAAAGGAATTCGAAATGCTATTATTTACGGTATTGCTATCATTTTTATTTACGTAGTTTTAGGTTTTTTGGTAACGGCAATATTTGGAGCTGATGCCCTAAATGCTTTATCTACTAATGTATGGTTTAATATCATTTTCTTCATTTTATTAGTTGTTTTTGCCTCGTCCTTCTTGGGTGCATTCGAAATCATGTTGCCAAATTCTTGGGCAAATAAAGTAGACAATCAAGCAGACAGAGGTGGTATTATTGGTATTTTATTCATGGCATTGGCTCTAGCTATAGTTTCTTTTTCATGTACGGGGCCTATTGTAGGAACTCTGTTAGTAGAGGCAGCTTCCAAAGGCGGTATTGCACCTATTGTAGGAATGTTTGGTTTTTCATTAGCACTTGCATTACCATTTATGTTGTTTGCTATGTTCCCAGGTTGGTTGAACTCATTACCTAAATCAGGTGGGTGGTTGAATACGGTTAAAGTAGTATTAGGTTTCTTAGAACTGGCATTGGCCTTTAAGTTTTTATCTAATGCTGACTTGGTATTGCAGCTCCATTTCTTGGAAAGAGAAGTGTTTTTAGCTATTTGGATTGCTATTTTTGGAACATTAGCTTTATATCTTTTTGGAAAAATTACACTCCCACACGATAGTCCATTGAATCATATTTCGGTAGGAAGATTGTCTTTAGGATTAGTAGTTTTAGCTTTTACGCTGTATCTAATTCCAGGGATTTGGGGAGCGCCATTAAAATTAATTTCAGGTTTTCCGCCACCTATGACCTATAGCGAAAGTCCTTATGGAGTAGGAAATTCAAAAGGAGGCTCAGCAACAACAGCTCAAGTTTTACCAGATGGAGCTCATTTAGGACCACATGATTTAATAGCTTTTGAGGATTATGACAAGGGAGTAGCTTACGCAAAATCAGTTAACAAACCTATTCTATTAGATTTTACAGGTTATGCGTGTGTGAATTGTAGAAAAATGGAAGACTATGTTTGGTCCGATCCAATGATTTTAAAAATATTACAAAACGAGGTTGTGCTTATTTCATTATATGTTGATGATAAAAGGGAACTTCCAAAAAAAGAGCAATACGTATCTAAAGAAACTGGAAAAGAGGTGGTAAGCGTAGGAAATAAATGGAGTGATTTTCAAATTACCAAGTTTAAAGCAAATGCACAGCCATACTACATTGTTATGGACACTGATGGGAATATGCTATCAGATAAACCAGAAAGTTACAACTCAGATATCAATGCTTACAAAGATTGGTTGAGAGACGGAATAGATTCATTTAAAAAGGCCGAATAG
- the tilS gene encoding tRNA lysidine(34) synthetase TilS, translating to MIQQIEKHIQQKLSFLLGKKVLLATSGGIDSMVMVHLFQQMGFNMAIAHCNFQLRGLESFEDQKFVQEYASNNNIPFFFTQFDTKAFAEDYKISTQVAARELRYSWFYEILEQEQYDYILTAHHADDALETFIINLSRGTGIEGLTGIPQQNDRVVRPLLAFSQDEITRYAQENNIKWREDSSNATDKYLRNKIRHQVIPLLKDINSNFLSSFLNTQTYLQEAQVMMEDAAIMIYQQVAKQENEIIYLDIRKLKQLPNYKSYLYQWLKEFEFKSWDDIYALVESQSGKFVLAPQYRLLKDRDYLILSPINFVNTNEEYFISENQREVNIPLNLTFCKVADISIATNTSIFVDADLLHYPLRLQKWSEGAVFHPFGMQGKSKKVSKFFKDEKLSLNEKEKTWLLYSDETIVWLVGLRPDERFKVTETTKNILKIELR from the coding sequence ATGATACAACAAATAGAGAAACATATTCAGCAAAAGCTATCTTTTTTACTAGGTAAAAAGGTGCTTTTGGCAACCAGTGGTGGTATAGACAGCATGGTTATGGTTCATTTGTTTCAGCAAATGGGATTTAACATGGCTATTGCTCATTGTAATTTTCAGCTTCGAGGTTTAGAAAGTTTTGAGGATCAAAAATTTGTTCAAGAGTACGCATCAAATAACAATATTCCTTTCTTTTTTACCCAATTCGACACCAAGGCATTTGCCGAAGATTATAAAATATCCACACAAGTTGCCGCCAGAGAGTTGCGTTACAGCTGGTTTTACGAAATTTTAGAGCAAGAACAGTACGATTACATTCTTACGGCACACCATGCTGATGACGCTCTTGAAACTTTTATAATCAATTTAAGTCGAGGAACTGGCATTGAGGGTTTGACCGGAATTCCTCAGCAAAATGATCGTGTAGTAAGACCACTTTTGGCATTTAGCCAAGATGAAATTACACGTTATGCCCAAGAGAACAATATCAAATGGAGAGAAGACAGCAGCAATGCCACAGATAAATACCTTCGAAACAAAATCCGACATCAGGTTATACCTTTGTTAAAAGATATTAATTCTAATTTTTTGTCATCATTTCTTAATACGCAAACCTATCTTCAGGAAGCTCAAGTTATGATGGAGGATGCCGCTATTATGATTTATCAGCAGGTGGCAAAGCAAGAGAATGAAATTATATATCTTGATATTAGAAAATTAAAACAATTACCTAATTATAAATCCTATTTGTACCAATGGCTCAAAGAATTTGAGTTTAAATCTTGGGATGATATTTATGCACTTGTTGAAAGTCAATCAGGCAAGTTTGTTCTTGCTCCTCAATACCGATTATTAAAAGATCGTGATTATTTAATCCTTAGTCCGATAAATTTCGTAAATACCAATGAGGAATATTTTATTTCTGAAAATCAAAGAGAAGTTAATATTCCCTTAAATCTGACTTTTTGCAAAGTAGCCGACATTAGTATCGCCACAAATACTTCTATCTTTGTTGATGCAGATTTATTGCACTACCCATTGCGATTACAAAAATGGAGTGAGGGAGCTGTTTTTCATCCTTTTGGTATGCAAGGGAAGTCAAAAAAAGTGAGTAAATTTTTTAAAGATGAAAAATTATCTCTAAATGAAAAAGAAAAAACTTGGTTGCTATATTCCGATGAAACAATAGTTTGGCTTGTTGGATTAAGACCAGACGAACGGTTTAAAGTAACCGAAACAACTAAAAATATTTTAAAAATAGAACTACGCTAA